Proteins from a single region of Psychrobacter cryohalolentis K5:
- a CDS encoding FimV/HubP family polar landmark protein — protein sequence MDNMLYIIAGLVVILLVAVLVMRKNKAQKPSEHLSTNTGKIEPLSKHAASRSTPTQTAINHEKKFDHIEIAQRFMDQQRYDKAIETLNRGLSEKPNDSQLSLKLLAVYATIDESENFNKVYDAIKANNDDKSIAQADELKALLTEEQNQVTKQTMLADKSEDAGFESLDFDLPTNKASSNSPILDTNTVQNVEYKNDLSEATNETLAASNAFDDNNFDDIEQAFDLSLSDLEDGTNKSVHTSNNSAPVTTLDVVDEDIFAPATVVIDTDNSPITDSDSDFDFDFELSEHSLASTETPTNDATDDSFNSSLNELSLEDDFVLDLNSDADTNNVINNAPVTTETTYLDDDHLTLSLHSKDVSNETPDQIEIQHSIVEDNFEDFSFEDANIEDTNIEGISAEETNSTKNESDASSSAPTTLMFDDDTVIDDDFDFDSLSLSESTTASTPVEVDSEYANTHLDNAIDIAPAADTSSTEDFSSRFAADFDFVKSLDSNQVTLDLAGQYVQLGEYDSAKRLLNEVIAKGNDEQQQQAQRLLDRTA from the coding sequence ATGGACAATATGCTATATATCATCGCCGGATTGGTGGTTATTTTACTCGTTGCGGTCTTGGTCATGCGCAAAAACAAAGCGCAAAAGCCATCAGAGCATTTGAGTACAAATACTGGCAAAATTGAGCCCTTATCGAAGCATGCTGCTTCTAGAAGTACGCCTACTCAAACAGCTATCAATCATGAGAAAAAGTTTGATCATATTGAGATTGCTCAACGTTTTATGGATCAACAGCGCTATGATAAAGCGATTGAAACGCTCAATCGCGGCTTAAGCGAAAAGCCAAATGATAGCCAATTATCTCTCAAGCTCCTTGCGGTATATGCCACGATAGATGAGTCTGAGAATTTCAATAAAGTCTATGATGCTATCAAAGCAAATAATGATGACAAAAGTATCGCACAAGCTGATGAGTTAAAAGCTTTGCTGACTGAAGAACAAAACCAAGTCACTAAACAAACTATGTTAGCAGACAAAAGCGAAGATGCTGGATTTGAAAGTTTAGATTTTGATCTGCCGACCAATAAAGCGAGCAGCAATAGTCCAATCCTTGATACTAATACGGTTCAAAATGTTGAATACAAAAACGACTTGTCAGAGGCTACTAATGAAACCTTAGCAGCTTCGAATGCTTTTGATGATAATAATTTCGATGATATTGAGCAAGCGTTTGATCTTAGTCTGAGTGATTTAGAAGATGGCACTAATAAATCTGTCCATACTAGTAATAACTCGGCACCTGTCACCACGCTTGATGTAGTAGATGAAGATATTTTTGCGCCTGCAACTGTGGTTATAGACACTGATAATAGTCCTATTACTGACAGTGACAGTGATTTTGATTTTGATTTTGAATTATCTGAGCACAGTCTTGCATCTACAGAGACTCCCACCAATGACGCTACCGATGATAGTTTTAACAGCAGCTTAAATGAGCTATCATTAGAAGATGACTTTGTCTTAGATTTAAACAGTGACGCCGATACCAATAACGTTATCAATAATGCGCCTGTCACAACAGAGACAACTTATTTAGATGATGACCATCTGACCTTATCTTTACACAGTAAAGATGTGTCGAATGAGACGCCAGATCAAATAGAAATTCAGCATTCTATTGTCGAAGATAATTTTGAAGATTTTAGTTTCGAAGACGCAAATATTGAAGATACAAATATTGAAGGTATCAGCGCCGAAGAAACAAATAGCACAAAAAATGAGTCCGACGCTTCTAGCAGTGCCCCTACTACTCTGATGTTCGATGACGATACGGTAATAGACGATGATTTTGACTTTGATTCTTTATCTTTATCAGAGTCTACAACAGCAAGCACACCAGTTGAAGTTGATAGCGAATATGCCAATACTCATCTCGACAATGCTATTGATATAGCTCCTGCAGCCGACACTAGCAGTACTGAAGATTTTTCGTCACGGTTCGCAGCAGACTTTGATTTTGTTAAATCCTTAGACAGCAATCAAGTAACACTAGATTTAGCAGGTCAATACGTGCAGCTTGGCGAATATGATAGCGCCAAACGCCTACTTAATGAAGTCATTGCTAAAGGTAATGATGAACAGCAGCAGCAAGCACAACGATTGCTTGATCGCACTGCTTAA
- the dinB gene encoding DNA polymerase IV, with amino-acid sequence MTIHVTTTNTKPAVSQSNLRKIIHIDMDAFYASVEQRDFPELRGKPLVVGGDPNGRGVVAAASYEVRKFGVRSAMSCYEARKRCPEVIFVPPRFDVYRAVSVEIRRIMHILTPHVEPLSLDEAYLDVTGLSVHQGSATLMANWLRAQILGQTGLNASAGVSFNKMLAKIASDINKPNGTAVITPADADAFISALPIERFHGIGKATAKRLHAMGVSNGADLRRTPAAILVNEFGKRGQFYHDIAHGRDERAVKSERTHKSVGSETTFRENLTDDNELKIQIYEQNADAFSQLHKKQLIAYTITLKVKYSDFTQVTRSHTLSTAFDSAESAHFWLDKLFLDIPRTLPIRLVGVTFSSLTSATQVTPQLNLFE; translated from the coding sequence ATGACAATACATGTTACAACAACAAACACTAAACCTGCCGTTAGCCAATCTAACCTTCGCAAAATCATTCATATCGATATGGATGCTTTTTATGCCAGTGTAGAACAGCGTGATTTTCCTGAGCTGCGTGGCAAGCCATTGGTGGTTGGCGGCGATCCCAATGGTCGCGGTGTGGTTGCGGCAGCAAGCTATGAAGTTCGTAAGTTTGGCGTACGCTCCGCGATGTCATGCTATGAAGCCAGAAAGCGCTGTCCTGAGGTGATATTTGTACCGCCGCGCTTTGATGTTTACCGTGCTGTTAGTGTTGAGATACGTCGTATCATGCACATTCTGACCCCACATGTTGAGCCGTTATCATTAGACGAAGCCTATTTGGATGTTACTGGATTGTCTGTTCATCAAGGCTCAGCCACATTAATGGCAAATTGGTTACGAGCGCAGATTTTAGGACAAACGGGTCTAAACGCCTCTGCCGGTGTCTCATTTAATAAAATGCTGGCGAAAATTGCCTCTGATATTAATAAACCTAATGGCACAGCGGTCATCACGCCAGCGGATGCTGATGCCTTTATCAGCGCTTTGCCTATTGAACGCTTCCACGGTATTGGTAAAGCAACGGCCAAACGCCTGCATGCAATGGGTGTTAGTAACGGCGCTGACCTTCGGCGTACGCCAGCTGCCATACTAGTCAATGAGTTCGGTAAGCGTGGACAGTTTTATCATGATATCGCTCATGGACGTGATGAGCGTGCGGTCAAGTCTGAGCGTACACACAAATCAGTGGGCTCTGAGACTACGTTTAGAGAAAACTTAACGGATGATAATGAACTAAAAATACAAATCTATGAACAAAATGCTGATGCCTTTAGTCAGCTGCACAAAAAACAGCTTATTGCCTATACTATTACTCTAAAGGTCAAATACTCAGATTTTACTCAAGTCACGCGCTCGCATACCTTATCGACGGCATTTGATAGCGCAGAATCCGCTCACTTTTGGTTAGATAAGCTATTTTTGGACATTCCGCGTACTCTTCCTATTCGATTGGTTGGTGTGACATTTTCTTCGCTCACATCTGCAACGCAAGTCACGCCACAATTAAATTTATTTGAATGA
- the queA gene encoding tRNA preQ1(34) S-adenosylmethionine ribosyltransferase-isomerase QueA: MTDSEPQTLNNNSEITASHNDDILEYLSVDDYDYELPDQLIARYPLAQRSASKLLYLRANNANSQVEVEDKLFSELPELLNAGDLIVFNDTKVMKARLFGQKDTGGKIEVLIERLVALSDLNSADLDTITSNSDIIDMTVIAEKHIALCHVKASKALKLGQGLVLADGHMTGVMIGRQENLFILAFDTPILPDLELYGELPIPPYFERHADATDNTRYQTVFHDPAKLASVAAPTASLHFDDIVLEKLAAKGIQTAFVTLHVGAGTFAPVKTENLLNHTMHSEYAHLPQATADLINQTHANGKQVIAIGTTVTRVLETAYQQTAVDRQPLSGWAGDTEIFIYPGFEFGVVDKLLTNFHLPKSTLLMLVSAFATKKSIEEAYQHAIESEYRFFSYGDAMLLDKKVD, from the coding sequence ATGACTGACTCTGAACCTCAAACCTTAAATAATAACTCTGAAATTACTGCCAGTCATAATGACGATATTTTAGAGTATCTAAGTGTTGATGATTATGATTATGAGCTGCCAGACCAGCTGATTGCCCGTTATCCATTGGCACAGCGCTCCGCGTCAAAGCTACTTTACTTGCGCGCTAACAATGCTAATAGTCAGGTTGAAGTTGAAGATAAGCTGTTTTCTGAGTTGCCAGAATTACTTAATGCAGGCGACTTGATTGTTTTTAACGATACCAAGGTAATGAAAGCGCGCTTATTTGGTCAAAAAGATACCGGTGGAAAGATTGAAGTATTAATAGAGCGTTTGGTCGCTCTCTCCGATTTAAATAGCGCGGATCTAGACACAATAACGTCAAACTCTGACATCATAGACATGACGGTTATTGCAGAAAAGCATATCGCTCTTTGTCATGTCAAAGCCAGTAAAGCGTTGAAGCTTGGACAAGGTCTTGTACTTGCTGATGGTCATATGACTGGTGTCATGATTGGACGCCAAGAGAACTTATTTATCTTGGCTTTTGATACGCCCATTCTGCCTGATTTAGAGCTATATGGTGAGCTGCCTATTCCACCCTATTTCGAACGCCATGCTGATGCGACCGACAATACTCGCTATCAGACTGTTTTTCATGATCCTGCTAAGCTTGCCAGCGTCGCTGCCCCGACAGCAAGCTTACATTTTGACGATATTGTATTAGAAAAGCTGGCGGCAAAAGGTATTCAAACCGCTTTTGTTACACTGCATGTCGGCGCAGGTACTTTTGCTCCGGTAAAAACAGAGAACCTGCTGAATCATACGATGCATAGCGAATATGCACACCTGCCTCAAGCCACTGCCGACCTTATCAATCAGACCCATGCCAATGGCAAGCAAGTCATTGCTATCGGGACTACTGTCACACGTGTCCTTGAAACGGCTTACCAACAAACCGCAGTCGATAGACAGCCACTCTCTGGCTGGGCAGGTGATACAGAGATTTTTATATATCCCGGTTTTGAGTTTGGCGTCGTGGATAAGCTACTGACCAACTTTCACTTGCCAAAGTCTACGTTGCTGATGCTAGTGTCCGCATTTGCGACAAAAAAATCTATCGAAGAAGCTTATCAACATGCCATCGAATCCGAGTATCGGTTTTTTAGTTATGGTGATGCCATGCTGCTTGATAAAAAAGTTGACTGA
- the infA gene encoding translation initiation factor IF-1 codes for MAKDEIIEFEGEVIDTLPNTLFKVRLENGHEIIAHISGKMRKHYIRILTGDKVKVEMTPYDLSKGRITYRGKN; via the coding sequence ATGGCAAAAGACGAGATTATTGAATTTGAAGGCGAAGTCATTGACACCCTTCCAAATACTTTGTTTAAAGTTCGTTTAGAAAACGGACACGAAATCATTGCGCACATTTCAGGTAAGATGCGTAAGCATTACATCCGAATTTTGACTGGTGATAAAGTTAAGGTTGAGATGACACCTTATGATTTGTCTAAAGGTCGCATTACTTACCGTGGTAAAAACTAA
- the truA gene encoding tRNA pseudouridine(38-40) synthase TruA → MTENNEAKRPIYTLAIAIEFLGTHYHGWQRQREVLGVQEALETAISTVANEPVEVIAAGRTDSSVHAGNMIAHFVTHAYRPSHNWLRGVNSLLPDDIALRWVQPMPADFHARFAAIARRYRYITLNQTQRPAILNHQVTHIHEPLDLKAMQLAAADIVGTHDFSSYRAAACQSNQPVRHISHANLFAHGQFIVFDIQADGFLHHMVRNLMGTLYAIGRHELEPADFLNILAKKDRTIAPPTASGDGLYFINAYYPEHFQTLLPNAPLTPIWLNLPD, encoded by the coding sequence ATGACTGAAAACAACGAAGCAAAGCGCCCAATTTATACCTTAGCCATTGCTATTGAATTTTTGGGCACTCACTATCATGGTTGGCAACGCCAAAGAGAGGTACTTGGCGTACAAGAAGCGTTAGAGACCGCCATTAGTACTGTTGCCAATGAACCAGTAGAAGTGATTGCTGCAGGGCGCACAGACTCAAGTGTTCATGCTGGCAATATGATTGCCCATTTTGTTACTCATGCTTATCGACCCTCGCACAATTGGCTGCGTGGTGTAAATAGTCTTTTGCCTGATGATATCGCTTTACGCTGGGTTCAGCCGATGCCTGCTGACTTTCATGCTCGCTTTGCCGCTATTGCCCGTCGTTATCGCTACATTACTCTAAACCAAACTCAGCGTCCTGCTATCCTCAATCATCAGGTGACACATATTCATGAGCCGCTTGATCTAAAAGCCATGCAGCTCGCAGCAGCTGATATCGTTGGTACACATGATTTTAGTAGCTACCGTGCTGCTGCTTGCCAATCCAATCAGCCTGTGCGCCATATTAGCCATGCCAACCTATTTGCTCATGGTCAGTTTATCGTCTTCGATATTCAAGCTGATGGGTTTTTGCACCATATGGTGCGAAACCTGATGGGTACGCTATATGCCATCGGTAGACATGAATTAGAACCAGCTGACTTTTTAAATATCTTGGCTAAAAAGGATCGTACGATAGCGCCGCCTACCGCTTCTGGTGATGGACTATATTTTATTAATGCCTATTATCCTGAGCATTTTCAAACCTTACTGCCAAATGCGCCACTCACCCCTATTTGGCTCAACCTGCCCGATTAG
- a CDS encoding asparaginase — MTNTIPVPIQLIYAGGTFGSYGRPLAPLSAEVFLPTLQQLLAESDNALNLSPIAWLHNTLIKDSSQFTPSDFVHFYQLLLSAYQQGSRRFVLITGTDTLSYLGAFLAEAFAGSDICIVVTGSMRPLLDSEELHSYKVDAQSDAWNNLTDSLKLASAGESGVKIAFGGESWPAQTVQKIHSHDFMAFTGHSRAAYPANSYVKSLPDTRRQHWLDDQQDISADIAVRAKHAYVHALYCLPNATDALNQQLRALLTQPPCGIILLGYGAGNVPYSVKLAEALQLAYEKGHMVVCASQSPFGGVSDTYAAGSWQYDYQVVAGGRLTIPAIYARLLWLLLRYDSPARRRQRWLNNVQQTATSIKKR; from the coding sequence ATGACAAATACAATCCCTGTACCTATCCAACTTATTTATGCTGGCGGCACTTTTGGGAGTTATGGTCGTCCATTAGCGCCGCTATCAGCAGAGGTTTTTTTGCCAACTTTGCAGCAACTACTGGCAGAATCGGATAATGCGCTTAATCTATCGCCCATTGCTTGGCTTCACAATACTCTGATTAAGGACAGCAGTCAGTTTACACCCAGTGATTTTGTGCATTTTTACCAGCTTTTATTGTCGGCATATCAACAAGGCAGTAGACGTTTTGTGTTAATTACGGGCACGGATACACTCAGTTATTTGGGAGCGTTCTTAGCAGAAGCCTTTGCAGGTAGCGATATTTGTATTGTCGTTACTGGTAGTATGCGTCCGCTCCTAGATAGTGAGGAACTGCACTCTTATAAAGTAGATGCACAGAGTGATGCTTGGAACAACCTTACTGACTCGTTAAAGCTAGCAAGTGCAGGTGAATCTGGGGTGAAGATTGCCTTCGGCGGCGAATCATGGCCAGCGCAAACGGTGCAAAAAATACATAGCCATGACTTTATGGCATTTACTGGTCACTCTAGAGCGGCTTATCCTGCCAATAGCTATGTCAAAAGCTTACCAGATACTCGTCGGCAGCACTGGCTTGATGACCAACAAGATATTAGTGCTGATATTGCAGTTCGTGCCAAGCACGCTTACGTTCATGCGTTGTACTGTTTGCCCAATGCAACCGACGCTTTAAACCAACAGCTGCGCGCCTTATTAACACAGCCGCCTTGTGGCATTATTTTATTAGGCTATGGCGCTGGCAACGTCCCTTACTCAGTAAAGTTGGCAGAAGCCTTGCAACTGGCTTATGAAAAAGGTCATATGGTAGTGTGCGCTAGCCAATCGCCGTTTGGTGGTGTGAGCGACACTTATGCTGCGGGCAGTTGGCAATACGATTATCAAGTGGTTGCAGGCGGTCGTTTAACCATTCCGGCCATTTATGCACGCTTGCTATGGTTACTGCTACGCTACGATAGCCCAGCAAGGCGTCGACAACGCTGGTTAAATAACGTCCAGCAAACGGCCACCAGTATCAAAAAACGTTAA
- a CDS encoding FimV/HubP family polar landmark protein, whose translation MSCHLSYRLTSIHRAVSMALFYSISYAALISSAQAATIGKTVVISAQHEPLVASIMVTDIENTDFSASLANSAIYQQMGLTPTDSMIVRFHPTSATSGQVFITTTKPMSKPFADVVLAINDGNQRNVIPKTLLMPLNDSLPIATSKNIVTGAKKPNLPVVSTTNAQPLTVRNGAPPPLLSSGSSKPTLKAATLPERNVQSPNIRVPVIQTPSIQASSSQIPSVQATTIPSGLPTAVATTTQSNITTYAPSRLENGRLNNPIDIKNDSVMAVANNDNNTALTVSSNSTLSATSETDKQLDILNIQITRQIQPKSQSNTDMMVASPMAPKTLTPNEAAFTNKNKAIIPNDSNNMVATAPLNNIPPNSNAWQKAVTPKTSAAAKNTSRQVSDNSASSEINYTVQRNDNLWVIAQQIAEKNNIDVQTVMKEIQTQNPDAFINRNANQLKADAQLSLPNYDALPSQQKLEAAISAQRQYRGANTPVAKKPTASNPVSKGDNTQATKHTEKPATTKTQILPKAQFSVLAPGHEGSADGTKTKAGIATGNGLSMEVLDLLKSSRQSTASQAQQLSKTSGTLESYTRKLQLQNRKLAELQARLKKLRNQ comes from the coding sequence ATGTCTTGTCATTTATCTTACCGCTTGACTAGCATACATCGCGCAGTATCGATGGCATTGTTTTATTCAATAAGTTATGCAGCCTTAATATCTAGCGCCCAAGCAGCGACTATCGGCAAAACAGTTGTTATTTCAGCTCAGCACGAACCTTTAGTTGCCAGTATTATGGTCACTGATATTGAAAACACTGACTTTTCAGCCAGTTTGGCAAATTCTGCCATTTATCAGCAAATGGGTCTAACCCCAACTGATTCCATGATCGTACGCTTTCATCCGACTTCAGCTACAAGTGGTCAAGTTTTTATTACCACCACCAAGCCTATGTCCAAACCCTTTGCCGATGTGGTTCTAGCAATTAATGATGGCAATCAGCGTAATGTTATCCCAAAAACATTACTGATGCCGCTTAATGATAGCTTGCCGATTGCGACTTCTAAAAATATCGTAACAGGCGCAAAAAAGCCTAATTTACCCGTGGTTTCTACAACTAACGCGCAGCCATTGACGGTTAGAAATGGTGCACCGCCACCTTTATTATCATCTGGTTCATCGAAACCTACACTAAAGGCTGCAACATTACCCGAGCGCAATGTTCAATCGCCTAATATACGAGTACCTGTTATTCAAACGCCAAGTATCCAAGCGTCAAGCTCACAAATACCAAGCGTTCAGGCAACGACTATACCCTCTGGCTTACCAACAGCAGTTGCAACAACGACACAAAGCAATATCACAACCTATGCGCCTAGCCGTTTAGAAAACGGTCGATTAAATAATCCTATTGATATAAAAAACGATAGTGTCATGGCGGTCGCAAATAATGACAATAATACAGCTTTAACCGTCTCATCAAATAGTACGCTTTCTGCTACTAGCGAGACTGATAAACAGCTCGATATTTTAAACATACAAATTACTCGTCAGATACAGCCGAAGAGTCAAAGCAATACAGATATGATGGTTGCTAGTCCTATGGCTCCTAAAACCCTGACGCCGAATGAAGCAGCTTTCACCAATAAAAATAAAGCTATTATTCCAAATGATAGTAATAATATGGTCGCTACAGCCCCACTCAACAATATTCCCCCTAACTCGAATGCTTGGCAGAAAGCAGTGACGCCTAAAACGTCGGCCGCAGCAAAAAACACTTCAAGGCAAGTATCAGATAATTCAGCTAGTAGCGAGATCAATTATACCGTGCAGCGTAACGACAACTTGTGGGTGATTGCCCAGCAAATTGCAGAGAAGAACAATATCGACGTTCAAACCGTCATGAAAGAAATTCAGACGCAAAATCCTGACGCTTTTATCAATAGAAACGCCAATCAATTAAAAGCAGATGCACAGTTGAGTTTACCTAATTATGATGCGCTACCTTCACAGCAAAAACTTGAAGCTGCTATCAGTGCTCAAAGGCAATATAGAGGCGCCAATACACCTGTCGCAAAAAAACCAACTGCATCAAATCCTGTGTCCAAAGGTGACAATACGCAAGCAACAAAACATACTGAAAAGCCGGCGACCACTAAGACTCAAATTTTACCAAAGGCGCAGTTTTCTGTCCTTGCTCCCGGTCATGAAGGCAGCGCAGATGGCACTAAAACCAAAGCAGGCATAGCAACGGGTAACGGACTTAGCATGGAAGTGTTAGACCTGCTTAAATCATCAAGACAAAGTACTGCTTCACAAGCGCAGCAGTTATCAAAAACTAGTGGTACGCTTGAGAGCTATACTCGCAAATTACAATTACAAAATCGAAAACTGGCTGAGCTGCAAGCTCGTCTCAAAAAATTACGCAATCAATAA
- a CDS encoding L,D-transpeptidase family protein — translation MYQLTKISTAIAALGLSTILFMGQSIAVTSDVKNDTVEGSAKGTATKSTESNSKNQVTSNNNDVSPVTNGVSQKVAGKSKTAVSLNKFLPTIKYTTENLPMEAQKVNSATWKQGMKRNRDTTTKLQALLNWHQNGVGAVDGYWGKNSRKAMQAFQMANGLAVTDTLNIETWQALTKNDKLMAQPVLVNYQLTDADINIKTTVIPAGAEAKSKLEGMYYETVIEGLAEKFHISESYLKALNPNAKFALGETITVYNPGNPNIKPVSRVVADKATETLYAYDDKGILVASYPTTVGSTATPSPTGTHTVAVKVHEPNYTYTAENGSKSILPPGPNNPVGSVWIGLSKPSYGIHGSPDPARISRQASAGCIRLTNWDALALLGVIQSGATVEFK, via the coding sequence ATGTATCAATTGACCAAAATCAGCACGGCAATCGCAGCGCTTGGTCTATCGACCATTTTATTTATGGGGCAAAGTATTGCAGTAACGAGCGATGTCAAAAATGACACGGTTGAAGGAAGTGCAAAAGGTACTGCCACTAAGAGCACAGAGTCTAATAGTAAAAATCAAGTAACTAGTAATAACAACGATGTCAGCCCAGTAACCAATGGCGTAAGTCAAAAAGTTGCTGGTAAAAGTAAGACAGCAGTATCGTTGAATAAGTTTTTACCGACCATAAAATATACCACTGAAAATCTACCAATGGAGGCGCAAAAGGTAAATAGTGCTACTTGGAAACAAGGTATGAAGAGAAATCGTGATACTACCACTAAGCTGCAAGCTCTATTAAACTGGCATCAAAACGGTGTTGGTGCAGTTGATGGCTATTGGGGAAAGAACTCTCGTAAGGCGATGCAGGCTTTTCAGATGGCAAATGGGTTGGCAGTGACCGATACATTGAATATTGAGACGTGGCAGGCATTGACCAAGAATGATAAGCTTATGGCACAACCGGTATTGGTCAACTATCAGCTCACTGATGCAGATATCAATATAAAAACCACGGTTATTCCAGCAGGAGCAGAAGCCAAATCCAAGCTTGAAGGGATGTACTATGAAACTGTCATTGAAGGTTTGGCGGAAAAGTTTCATATCAGTGAAAGTTATCTTAAGGCGCTTAATCCTAATGCTAAATTTGCACTAGGCGAAACCATCACTGTCTACAATCCAGGCAATCCTAATATCAAACCTGTTAGTCGAGTGGTTGCTGATAAGGCTACCGAAACATTGTATGCATATGATGATAAAGGCATCTTGGTTGCTAGCTATCCAACCACAGTAGGAAGTACAGCGACGCCATCACCAACAGGCACGCATACGGTTGCAGTTAAGGTACACGAGCCTAATTATACTTATACAGCAGAGAACGGTAGCAAGTCTATTTTGCCACCCGGTCCTAACAACCCTGTAGGTTCGGTATGGATTGGACTCAGTAAACCGTCTTATGGGATTCATGGTTCGCCCGATCCTGCTCGTATCAGTCGTCAGGCATCAGCAGGGTGTATACGTCTAACCAATTGGGATGCGCTTGCATTACTTGGGGTGATACAAAGTGGTGCAACTGTTGAATTTAAATAA